In one Nymphaea colorata isolate Beijing-Zhang1983 unplaced genomic scaffold, ASM883128v2 scaffold0001, whole genome shotgun sequence genomic region, the following are encoded:
- the LOC116267868 gene encoding uncharacterized protein LOC116267868: protein MDIMFLDAKKKRERHANKVSEPSQNLDASLVNVSILELAQHDASIKEERLKEDLALVDADTENFEKKIKQLESELDKTTLRNLELEEELKVILEKCSEYEGLANTNEKRRLELEGLIQIANFKTEVVESKRETYAFKISELSSKLEASVAKVSSLEHSLHDTNTRARLMGG from the coding sequence ATGGACATAATGTTCCTGGATGCAAAAAAGAAACGTGAAAGGCACGCCAACAAAGTCTCCGAGCCCTCACAAAACCTGGATGCTTCCCTAGTAAATGTGTCAATTTTGGAGCTTGCGCAGCATGATGCAAGCATAAAGGAGGAAAGGCTAAAGGAAGATCTAGCTCTTGTTGATGCAGATACGGAaaactttgaaaagaaaatcaagcaattgGAAAGTGAACTAGATAAGACAACTTTAAGGAACTTAGAACTAGAAGAAGAGCTAAAAGTGATCTTAGAGAAATGTTCTGAGTACGAGGGTCTTGCCAACACAAATGAAAAGAGACGTCTTGAGCTTGAAGGGCTCATCCAAATAGCAAATTTCAAAACAGAGGTTGTAGAATCAAAACGTGAAACATATGCTTTCAAGATTTCTGAACTTTCGAGCAAGTTAGAGGCTTCTGTAGCAAAAGTGTCAAGTTTGGAGCACTCATTGCATGACACAAACactagggcccgtttgatgggcgggtga